The genomic interval GGGCAGTGGATATTCTTGTTTCAGGGGTGGGTACGGGCGGCACGATCACCGGCGTCGCCGGCGTGATCAAGCAACGCAAGCCGTCGTTCAAGGCCATTGCCGTCGAACCGGCCGATTCGCCGGTCATCACCCAGAGGCGATCAGGCGAGGAACTCAAGCCCGGCCCGCACAAGATTCAGGGCATCGGCGCAGGTTTCATCCCCGGCGTGCTCGATCTCTCCCTGATCGATGACGTCGTACGTGTTGCCAACGAAGACGCCTTCGCCTGGGCCCGCAAGGCCGCCAGACAAGAGGGCATCTTGTGCGGCATCTCCTCAGGCGCGGCCCTGTGCGCCGCCAACGAGGTTGCCAACCGCCCCGAAAACGCCGGTAAGATGATCGTCGTCATCCTGCCCAGTTGCGGCGAACGTTACCTGTCCACGCCGCTGTTCCACGAAGGATAAGGCGGTTGCCGATCGAACGTACGTTGCTTGGGGGCCGACGTCCTTTCCGAACCTGCTATGTGACAGAGGTCTTCCAGCCGCAGCGCCTCGAAGGGTCGGAGGCAAGCTACGCGGTCTTTTCGAGTGCCGCCGCGTCACTCTGAGATGCGCAGCACCAGGATCCGCAACCTTGGCGATCAATCCTCCTCGTCCGCATCGTCTTCCTCGTCCGGGTCTTCCCACTCTCCGTCATCATCCTCGTCCTCGTCGCTTTCGTCGTCTTCGTCCTCGTCCCATTCCTCATCTTCATCTTCCGGATCGGGATACTGCGGAGGGCTCTCACCTACGCGTTGGGTTACCCTGGGATACTCTCCGGGGGGGATGTTCTCCTCGATCGAGATGACGTTGATCTGGTGCCACCAGTCGTCGCCGTAATCGAACCAATAGCCGAATGCATCTCCGACTTTCAGGCCAAGAGTGCCGATTCTGGTTCGAGTCAGGTCTCCTGCCTGTCGTCTGTCGTACGCATCACGGGCATCCGGTAAGACGTAGCAGCGCGCGCCCGGGTCCTGGGGCCCCTTGCCGCCGATCTGAAACTCGTACATGTGCTCGTCATCACGGTCAAAGGCGTCGAAAATGGCAAAGTGCAGCTTGTCCAACGTCTGATCGCCGCGGATTTGGATGGTGCGGGAGACAACCGGGTTTTCCTTGACGAACTCCTCGGTGACGGGCCCACCGATTAAAAATACCTCCAATGTATACAGTCCGCTCCCGGACGAGGTCTTGGGGTTTTGTTTCTTCGTCTGACGGGTAGCCATGACAGATCTCCAACATTCAGTGAACGGACCCAACACAGACCACGAACCAGAGCATAACTTCTCGGCATGCAAGACGCCAGAGACGACCGACGAATCAACCCGTTTGCATCCGGCCGGCGCGGCCCCCGCCGCAACCCTGCAGCACGCGCCCTGCAACCCGTGAAGGCATCAGCATTTAGAGCTTGTTCTCCCCGGCCCGCGTTTGTTCTTGGTTTGGGGCTAGAATAAGGGAAAGTCGTGGTCGATCACGACGGTTCAAGTCCCGGGACTCTCCGAGGAGGTCACTTCGATGAGATACGTCAGCCGCAAGCTGGGTCCGCTGCTCATTGCGATTGTCGTCGGGTTGCTGCCGGCCGGTTGCGCGTCGACGGAGACGGTCGGGCCCGCTGCCTCGCTGGAAGCACGTACCGATCTGATTCCCGTCGGGCAGAAGGCTCCTGATTTCGACGCTGCCGACCAATCGGGCAAACGCATCCGCCTGGCCGAGCTGCTCAAGAAGAGCAGCGTCGTGCTGATTTTCTATCCCGGTGATTTCACGCCGGGCTGCACGAGACAGCTTTGTGCGGTTCGTGACGACTGGTCGCAGTTTGAAAAGCACGGGATCACGGTTCTTGGCGTCAATCCGGCCGACGCCGTGCAGCACGCCCGCTTCGTCGGCGAAAACCGGTTCCCCTTCTCGCTTATTGTCGACGAGGGTTCAAGCATCACCGCTGCTTATGGCGCCAGGGGACCGGATAGAACGCAGCGCACGGTCTACGCCATTCGTAAAGATGGCAAGGTTGCCCTGGCCGAGCGCGGCTTTGTCGCCCATGAGAAGATTTTCGCGGCGCTCAAGTGACGGCCACGACCGATGAACCGGCCGCGTGGCCTTCAGAACCTTGCGGCCGGATATCTGTGCGGCTTGCGCGCATGCTTCTGGATCACAAGTGCGCTTGGGTTGTGACCCGCAAAAAGGCGGTCCGCCTTGGGAACCACGCAATGGGCTGTGTTTGCGCACCCGTGCCGCCTCTACTACTTGCCGCCGGCGCGGACCGGCTCCTGATCGGCTTCTTTGGCATGAGCCCATCTGGTCAGACGCTTCAAGAGCGAACCCATAGGCGTGGGATGGATGACGCGGTCGATTGTCTTTGTTCCGGGATGGTCCGGAGCCACCTCCAACAGCATCTTATAGTATCGCTCTGCAATCTCATCTTCACCGATGGCCGAAAAATACCTGGCCATGAGACCGTTAAAGGCCACATATTCGCTTACGTGATATCGCTTTCGATCGGTGATCCAGAGGTGAATCGAAAAGCGATTGTCCAGTATCTGCTCCACTCGGCGGATATGCCACCGACGAAGCAGCGCATGGGCATAGTTGATCATCGCAAAGAGATAGTTCGGGAACCGGCTGTACGCCTCCTCAGCCATTTCCTCGGCCTTGGCGTACAGACCGGCATTGGAATAGGCTATCGTCAAGTAATTGTAGACTTTCGGCACCTGCGGAAACTCCCGGGCCAGCCGTTCGAGAATCGGCACCTGGTCCGTGGCCCCTTCCATCACTCTTGAGCCGACCTCCAGGATCATCTCCCGATCCTCGGGACGGAGACGATCCAATGTCGGGTCAGGTATCGGGTCTTCGGTGATTTCGAAACTGAGCATTTCCAGGACAACAGGCTCGCCTTTGTGCCCGCCGGTGGCGATCAGACGCAGTCCGGAAGGAGAAGGCGGACGCTGTGATCGAAGCCTTCTTCGAAGTCTTCTTGATGACACGTGCCGGTGTCTTCGAGACATGAAGGTCACTCCTTGACGCGAGGGCCCGCTTCCAAGCTGACGGACCATAGTGTGCCTTGCGGCGGTCTCCACGTCAACGGCTGCTTCGACAAGAACAGGCCAAAAAACCTATTCCGAAACCCCGAAAACCGACCGGCTGGAGGCCAGTCCCCCACAGGTCAGCAGGCCTTCCGCCGGCGGCCCCAATTCGAGGATTTCCTGGCGTTTCTGATAGAGTTTGGCCCGCTGCCCGTGCACCGCGGCCAGCCGGGCAACCCGGTGCTCGCTGCAATATGAAGTGTTGCCCACGGCCGGACGCCGCGGATGCTCGACCTCGATCCCGCTGCGGGTCACGATCCGGACCCGGTCGGGATACAGGAAGAGCGTGCCGGGAATGCCGATGGCGGTCGGGGGCATGGAATAGCGGATACGCTCGTACTCCACGAAGCCGGTGGTGCCGACGGTCACTGCCACCCGCAGGGGATAGTCATCCGCCGGGGTCGCCAGGGGCGTGAGGCGTTCCCGCTCCGCCTTCATCCGCTCGGCCGGGATCTGGTTGGTGGCCCGGCTGGGGCGCTGCAGGTTGACCTCTTCCAGCCAGGCGATGAGCTGCTGCTCCAGGTCCGCGCGGTCGTGGAACCGGCGGACCTTGAAGAAGCTGCCCTTGACCCAGCCCACCAGGTTCTCGACGGATCCTTTCTGGTTGGCCCGCCGAGGCCGGCACAACTCCACCCCGAAACTGTAGTCCACGGGGACGTGGACGAAAACCGGGTTCCAGTTGATGAACCCCTGGGCACGGCTGAGAACGATCGTCTTGGGATTGTCGAAAACCGCCCGCAGGGGCACACCGCCGAAGGACTCGAAGGCCTTCAGCAACGCCCGGATGAGCGACTCGACTCGCTCATCCGGGACGATGACCACGTGCGTCCATCGCGAGTACTTCAGACGAGAAGCGAAGAAGTGGATCTTCTCGCTCGTGCCGTCGGCATAGGTGACGTTCACACTGCCGAAATCATGTTGGCTGAACTCGCCCGGCACCCCCTCGAACCGCACCTCAGGCCCCTGGTTCTTCCGGGGACGAACGGACCTGACCAACTCGTACACCGCCGACTTGCCCCCGGTGTAACCTAGCGATCGCAGGCGGCTGAACACTTCCACTGTCGGCAGCAACGGCTCGGCTTCCAGGATCCGTTCGGCGTCGCCCTAGAAGGCCTCCACCCGGCTCGGACGCCCGATCTGCCGGGACCCCGGCGTCGGGGCCGACTCCAGGCTCGTGATCGGCGGCTCCTTCAGGATCCGCTGTACCGAACGTTTCCCGACTTTGACCGCGGCCGCGATCTCCTCCAACGTGTGTCCCGCCTGCCGCAATGCCCAAATCTTTACCCGGTCCAACATACTGATCATCCTCCTCGTTCCTCGCGGCGGGGAGCCCCATTGCCCCCGGCCATTGCGAGGCAAAACTGCCGGAAATCACAACCTCACATGTGGTCAGAATTTCCGGAAAGGAGGTGGCCAGAATCTAAGGAACTGGCAGCGCCTTTGGCGGGGAAACCCGCTGAACGGCCTTGATCGCCCAACCTGGACCGGTCGGCATGCCCGCCCAGACTGTCCGCACCCGGCATGCACGGGTCTGTGACAGCTCAGGCGGGGAGACGCTATGGCTTTTCAGAACCGCAACCGTGAGGGAGCGGCCCCATGTGGCATTGGCCGCTCTGCGGCTTGGCCCCTCGCTTACGCTCGGGGTGCTGAAAGAGCCGCCTGAACGGTCATGGATTCGGCATGCACCCAAGGCCGCTTGCCCCGTTGAA from Phycisphaerae bacterium carries:
- a CDS encoding plasmid pRiA4b ORF-3 family protein; translation: MATRQTKKQNPKTSSGSGLYTLEVFLIGGPVTEEFVKENPVVSRTIQIRGDQTLDKLHFAIFDAFDRDDEHMYEFQIGGKGPQDPGARCYVLPDARDAYDRRQAGDLTRTRIGTLGLKVGDAFGYWFDYGDDWWHQINVISIEENIPPGEYPRVTQRVGESPPQYPDPEDEDEEWDEDEDDESDEDEDDDGEWEDPDEEDDADEED
- the istA gene encoding IS21 family transposase; protein product: MLPTVEVFSRLRSLGYTGGKSAVYELVRSVRPRKNQGPEVRFEGVPGEFSQHDFGSVNVTYADGTSEKIHFFASRLKYSRWTHVVIVPDERVESLIRALLKAFESFGGVPLRAVFDNPKTIVLSRAQGFINWNPVFVHVPVDYSFGVELCRPRRANQKGSVENLVGWVKGSFFKVRRFHDRADLEQQLIAWLEEVNLQRPSRATNQIPAERMKAERERLTPLATPADDYPLRVAVTVGTTGFVEYERIRYSMPPTAIGIPGTLFLYPDRVRIVTRSGIEVEHPRRPAVGNTSYCSEHRVARLAAVHGQRAKLYQKRQEILELGPPAEGLLTCGGLASSRSVFGVSE
- a CDS encoding peroxiredoxin — its product is MRYVSRKLGPLLIAIVVGLLPAGCASTETVGPAASLEARTDLIPVGQKAPDFDAADQSGKRIRLAELLKKSSVVLIFYPGDFTPGCTRQLCAVRDDWSQFEKHGITVLGVNPADAVQHARFVGENRFPFSLIVDEGSSITAAYGARGPDRTQRTVYAIRKDGKVALAERGFVAHEKIFAALK
- a CDS encoding pyridoxal-phosphate dependent enzyme; the protein is AVDILVSGVGTGGTITGVAGVIKQRKPSFKAIAVEPADSPVITQRRSGEELKPGPHKIQGIGAGFIPGVLDLSLIDDVVRVANEDAFAWARKAARQEGILCGISSGAALCAANEVANRPENAGKMIVVILPSCGERYLSTPLFHEG